The window AGATAATGCGACATCGTGTCCAGGTCGGCTGTACGCACCAGCATTGTCACCGAGCGGGCGTATTCGGCGAATGCCAGCGCCGCCTGTCCCGCCGAGTTCCCCGCACCGACCATGAAGACATCCTCGTCGGCGACGGTGGCGGCTTCGCTCAGACATGAGCCGTAATACACGCCCGCATTGACGAACCGATCTACGCCGGGAGCCGGGTGACGGCGCCACTGCATGCCGGTCGCTATCAACACGGCGCGCCCGCGGATAACGGAACCGTCGGCAAGTTCGACGGCGCGCCAATCACCCTCGATTGTCAAGCGATTCGCCACCCGCGCCGACAACCATTCGACTCCGAAGCCCTTGGCCTGGGTGAGCGCCCGCCGCGCGAGCTCCGCGCCGCCGACTCCGGTGGGAAACCCGAGATAGTTCTCGATACGCGAGGTACTACCCGCCTGGCCGCCTGGTGCGTCGTCCTCGATCATGACGACTCCCATACCCTCGCATCCGGCGTAAACGCCACATGCCAGTCCCGCGGGGCCGCCGCCGACTATGACCAGATCATAGGTATCGGACTGGGCCGGGCAGGTCAGATCCAGCGCGAGCGCCAAGTCGATCAGCGACGGATCGTGCAGAACCCGGCAGTCGGGCAGCACCACGGTGACCGCCACATCCCCGGACATTCCCAGCCGTTCAGCCAATACCCGGGCGTGCTCACTCCGGTTCATGTCGTGCCAGGCATACGGCACGACATTTCGCTCCAGAAAATCGCGGACTACGAATGCCTTATCCGCCCGCTGACGGCCGAGCACAACGACATTGCCCGCTGACTCCGAGACAGCTGTATCCACGAAATCCTCCGGCCTGTTCGAATTCATACCCGATCAAAACCTTCACGATCCTACGTGAGTTCGATACCGGCTCGCGGAAAATTCTTGTTGTCTGAAACGGAATTATGAACGTGCGATGTGTATTGGCGAATAGTGACAGATGAGTGGGTTCACTGAACAGATCGGCCGGTGCCGGAAATGGCTCGGCGGGCAGCCGAGGTCACCTGCGGTCAGTTCCCGTTGTGCGCGAATGCCCGCCTGTCGCAAGGCGCATGAGGTCGGATTCGAGATCGACGTGGTCCAGGGCGGAGGTGTTTGCGCTGCGTGGGGCGGTGGTCGCGAACTCGTGGCGATGGTTGTGCCAGGTTTCGCCGGCGATGGTGGCACTGACGCCGCTGGCTACCAGGGCGGCGAGTTCGGTTGCGGTGCGGGCGATCCGGTCGGAGAGCGCGCGGTCGGCCCAGTCCTGCGGGGTGGCGAACAGGGAGGTGGGCGTCACCAGT of the Nocardia sp. XZ_19_385 genome contains:
- a CDS encoding NAD(P)/FAD-dependent oxidoreductase, which encodes MNSNRPEDFVDTAVSESAGNVVVLGRQRADKAFVVRDFLERNVVPYAWHDMNRSEHARVLAERLGMSGDVAVTVVLPDCRVLHDPSLIDLALALDLTCPAQSDTYDLVIVGGGPAGLACGVYAGCEGMGVVMIEDDAPGGQAGSTSRIENYLGFPTGVGGAELARRALTQAKGFGVEWLSARVANRLTIEGDWRAVELADGSVIRGRAVLIATGMQWRRHPAPGVDRFVNAGVYYGSCLSEAATVADEDVFMVGAGNSAGQAALAFAEYARSVTMLVRTADLDTMSHYLVERIKACPNISVRTRTEVVESLGDTALAGLVLRDGVSGATETVPAAALYLLIGAKPSTEWCSDLIGCDDHGFVLTGSDVLRNDQRLPIPWPAGRDPLLMETNVPGVFAAGDVRSGSVKRVGSAIGQGAVALQAINEYFASRVTVNG